ATTCCGGAAAAATATAAATCATCTGTTGAATTTTGCCTGGATTTAATGGAGAAAACAGGCGTTATTGTTACACCTGGAAATGCTTTTGGCAGTAGAGGGGAAGGTTATGTGAGAATGGCTTTGGTAGTTGGCGAAGAAACGATTTCAGAGTTGTTATCAGTGTTGGAAGAATCAAATATATTTTCAAAATAGATACAAAATATTTACAAGAAAAATATTTAATACGTTAGATGGGAGAATGGCAGTATGCAGCGAATTGCAAAATTTCATAAAGTAAGTGAAGAAAGATTCGTAAATGACTGGAAGGATACTTTTGAGGAAACAAGTGAAGCAGAGATTAAAAAAATCTATGAGGATATCTCGTTACCTAAAAGAGCAACTGCAGGTTCGGCAGGATACGATTTCTACGCACCGATGGATATTTGTCTTCAGCCAGGCGAGACAATAAAGATTCCAACAGGCGTTCGAGTTGAGATGGAACCAAATTGGGTTTTGAAATGTTATCCTAGAAGTGGACTTGGATTCAAATTCCGTTTACAGTTAAATAATACGGTTGGCATTATCGATAGTGATTATTTTTATTCGGATAATGAAGGACATATTTTTGCAAAGCTTACGAATGATACAAATGAAGGTAAGACAGTACAGATTTCAGCGGGAAATGGTTTTATGCAGGGGATATTTGTTGAATATGGAATTACAGTAGATGATGATGTAACAGATATTCGAAATGGTGGATTTGGAAGTACTACAAAATAGAAAATAGATCGACTGTTGCAAAATAGTGATGCAACAGTCGATTTTTTAATTTTTATTGATTTTTATATAGCTTCTTCCGGTGATCGTGCGATTGAAAATAAGAAAACATGCGACGATGATACAACCGATAACAAAACCTATAATATTAAAACAAGCTGTCATAATTAAAAGAATTAAACGCATGAATTTTAATGCATAACCAAGTTCGTAATTGGGCTGGGTGTAGTCTGCTACAGCAACAAAAGCCATGTATAGCATTACTTCGGAATTAAACCAGCCGGATTGTACTGAAAATTCTCCCATTACGATACCGGCAATCACACTAAGTGGAGTACTTAGCATA
This Ruminococcus hominis DNA region includes the following protein-coding sequences:
- a CDS encoding deoxyuridine 5'-triphosphate nucleotidohydrolase, producing the protein MQRIAKFHKVSEERFVNDWKDTFEETSEAEIKKIYEDISLPKRATAGSAGYDFYAPMDICLQPGETIKIPTGVRVEMEPNWVLKCYPRSGLGFKFRLQLNNTVGIIDSDYFYSDNEGHIFAKLTNDTNEGKTVQISAGNGFMQGIFVEYGITVDDDVTDIRNGGFGSTTK